The Paenarthrobacter aurescens region GGAGCAGGTGGCCCGCTTGGTGGCCCGCGCCAGGACAAAGAGTCCGCTGCATAAAGCGGTGGTAAAGATCGCTTTGGACCGAACACGCCGGTTTGCCGGCTTGCGGGAGTTGCCCAAATACAACCTGGTGCTGGGGTTGTCCGCGGCCCGGGAGCAGTTGCTCCTGATCGGGAACCAACTTGCTGCGGAGCATCGGATCGAACGTGCTGAGGACGTCTTCTTCCTGGACCTCGACGACGTCGAGGTTGCCCTTGCGGGGGATGATCTCCGCGGAGTAATCGCCGAGCGTCGTGCAGCCTATGATCAGGAGCTCCGCCGCAGGCACATCCCCCGAATGCTGTTGTCTGACGGCACGGAACCCGAGGCTACGGCCGCCGCAGGCCGGGGCCTGCAGCGCCCAGGCACTTTGTCCGGCAGTCCGGCGTCGGCGGGTACTGTGTCCGCACGTGCCCGGGTCATCATGGATCCGGTGGGCGCCCGCCTGGAGCCCGGGGAGATCCTGGTAGCGCCTTCAACGGACCCTGGCTGGACACCGCTTTTCCTCACCGCCGGTGGGCTGGTCATGGAGATGGGAGGAGCCAACTCCCACGGCGCTGTGGTGGCCCGTGAATACGGCATACCTGCGGTGGTGGGTGTTCCTGAGGCAACCTCGCGCATCAGCACAGGTCAGCAGATCACCGTGGACGGCGCCGCTGGGACGGTGGACACGGAGAAGGTGGACACGGAGAAGCCGTAGCCCGGTAAGCCTCAGGCGTGCTGGTGGGACTCGTGCTCGGAGTGGCTCACTGGCTCCAGCTGGAAAGTGCAGTGCTCAGTGTCGAAGTGCCGGCCAAGGCAGGAGCCCAGTTGGTCAAGGATGCTGTCCGCCCCGGAAGCGTTGAGGACCTCGTCTTCCACCACCACGTGAGCTGAGAACACGGGCACCCCGGACGTGATGGTCCAGATGTGGATGTCGTGGGCGTCCACCACACCATCCACGGCAACAATGTGCTCCCGGATCATGTTCACGTCAACGCCCTTGGGGGTGGCCTCCAGGAGCACGTCCACCACATCACGGAGCAGGTGCCAGGCCCGCGGAATGATCATCAGGGCAATCAGCATGGAAGCCAGCGGATCAGCGGCACTGAATCCGGTGGTCATGATCACCACGGCCGCAACAATGACGGCGATCGAGCCAAGGAGATCACCGAGGACTTCCAGGTAGGCGCCGCGAACATTGAGGCTTTCCTTCTGCGCCCCCTGGAGGATCAGCAGGGAAATGAGGTTGGCCACGGCACCCAAGATCGCTGCCCAGAGCATGATGTCCGTCTGAATTTCGGCGGGTTCACCAAAGCGGCGGATGGCCTCGATCATGATCACCACGGCGATCACAATCAGGATCAGGGCGTTGGCCAGGGCGGCCAGAACCTCGGCCCTTTGGTACCCGTACGTCCGCTGGTCGCTTGCCGGCCGGGTAGCAATCCACGCCGCCATCAGGGCGATGAACACCCCGGCGGCGTCAGAAAGCATGTGTCCGGCGTCAGCGAGCAACGCCAGGGATCCGGATGCGACGGCGCCAACCACCTGAATGCCCACCACACCTAAGGTGATGGCCAGGACGGCAATAAGCCGCTTTCGGTGCTTGCCGGTTGCTGTGACTCCGTGGGAGTGGTTGTGGTCGTGCCCCATGCCTATAAGGCTAGCCCCAGCCGAGCTCATGCAAGCGGTCGTCATCTATTCCGAAATGGTGAGCTATCTCATGCACCACGGTAATGGCTACTTCGTCGATCACTTCTTCACGGGTGCTGCAGATGTTCAGGATGGGTTGGCGGAAGATGGTGATCCGGTCCGGGAGGGATCCTGCTTCCCACCATGAGTCGCGTTCGGTCAGCGGGACTCCCTCATAGAGGCCCAACAACACGGTGTCCGGATCTTCGCCGGGCTGAGGCGTGTAATCGTCTTCAATGAAGATCGCAACATTGTCCATTGCGCGGGCAGCCTTGGGCGGAATCAGCTGCAGGGCATCACTCACGGCTTCTTCAAAATCTTCCGGCGACATCTCGTAAGGACCTGAAATGTGGGCCTCATCAACAGGGTTGTTCTCCACAGGACTGTGCACCGCGTTCCGTTCCCGCAGCGGCGAGGATGGGCGATCGCCGTCGGGAACTATGGGCAGGCCGGGAGGAAGATTCGCGGGCATGTTTCGACTTTAGCCGCCCGCGCAGCTATGGCGCAGTGCGTGATGGGAGATACTGAACTCAATCCTCCTTTTCGACAGACACAGGAACCGCATGACCGGCACCGCTTCCCACGCACCTGAGCCCCTCGACGTCGTCGTTGTTGGTGAGGCACTGATCGACATTGTCCAGTCGGCCGACGGGCAGAAGGAATACCCTGGCGGATCGCCGGCCAATGTCTCCTACGGTCTTGGCCTGTTGGACGTGAAGACGGGCATTCTGACGGCGATCGGCCGGGACAAAAGGGGTGATGCGATCGCTGCGCACCTACAACGCGCAGGGGTGGTGTTATTGCCCGGGTCCATGTCCGCAGGTAAAACCGCCACAGCCACGGCCCGGATAACCGCCGACGGTTCCGCGGATTACACCTTCGACATCGACTGGGAGCTCGCGCCGCTCGCATTGCCCTACGCGCCCAGAATCCTGCACACAGGCTCCATCGCCACATTCCTGGAACCCGGTGCAAGCGTGGTCCGGAGCTTGCTGGAACAAGCCCAAGGCGGGTGCATGGTCACCTACGACCCCAACATCCGCCCCGACCTCCTGGGAAGTCACCGCGAGGCACTTTCACTGTTTGAGGAAATAGTGCCACTGACCGACGTGGTCAAACTCAGCGGCACCGACGCCCGCTGGCTCTATCCCGGCAAGGCGCCGGAGGATACGGCCAGGCACTTGTTGTCCCTTGGCACGGGGCTTGTTGTGGTGACCCAGGGCGTCAAGGGCTCACTCATGGCCACCCGGCACATACAGCTCACCGTTCCGGCGGTCCCGGCAACAGTTGCGGACACCATCGGTGCCGGCGACTCCTACACGGCGGCGCTCATCATGGGGTTGCTGCTGCGCGGCAGCGACGGGATGGCGCCCACCGTGCTGGAACGGATCGGCACCATCGCTTCCATGGCTGCTTCCATCGCCGTGGGCCGGCCAGGAGCCAACCCGCCCACGCACCGCGAACTGCTGATGGGCATGGCCCGCTAACTGCGGGGTCCGCGGCTCCTGCGTCGCGTCAAGCCGACGCCGATCAGGCAGACTACGCCGCCGATCAAGCCCCAGATGGTGGGGATCTCCTGAAGTACCGCCCAAGAAATGAGGATGGTGGTGCCAGGGACAAGGTAGGTAGTGGCGGCAAGCTTACCGGCCGAGATCAGGGACAGTGCATACGCCCACGTGGTGAAGGCGATCGCCGTGGGGAAGATGCCCAAATACACCAGGCCCAGCGTGGCCGGGAGCGGTGCCGCCTGGACTTCGGAGATCAGTTGGCCTGTCCAGGGCAGGCAGCAGATGGCACCCACCATGATGCCGAACCAGGTGGCCTGTCCTGCTGTGAACTTCCGGAGCACGGGTTTCTGCAGGATCGCGCTCACCGAGGCGAGCACAGCGGCAAGCAAGCACAACAGCACACCGGCCACATCCGCCGTCGAGCGCTGTCCGGAACCCAACGCAATCATTGCCACGCCGCAGAAGGCCACGCCGCTGCCGATCAGCAGCCACCGCGGGAAGCCCTCCTTGAGGAAGATTCCGGCAAGAATGGCGATGAGGATGGGGGAGACGTTGATGAGCATGGCGCTGGTTCCGGCGTCGAGCATGTGTTCCGCGGCGTTCAGCGCCACGTTGTAGCCGCCGAACCACATCACCCCGTACGCCACAATCGGCAACCACTCGCGGCCGCTCGGCCACACCTTCAGGGTTGGCAGCACCACGATTCCAAGCACGACGGCGGCAACCGCCAACCGTCCCAGCGTCAAGGAACCGGGGGAGAAACTGGGACCCACTGCGCGGATGCCCACGAAGGCAGAGGCCCAAAGGACCACCGTAATGATGACGGCGGCGATGCCGGATTTGCTGATGGCTGCTCCCGGCGCAGGGGTGGTGCGCGGGGACACGTCCGGAGAAGGCTGGCCGGGTTCGGCCGGGGTGGTGGTTGTCATGAGCCAAATCTATCCGCCAGGCTCCTGGCGCGGCTGGCGGTTTTCGGACGCGTCAGGACAAGATCCTGCCAAAGTTTGGCAAGGCCCCTCCGGGCGTCTGTTTTGTGGCCCGGGACACTCTTTGGAGCTCGATTTGGGAATATCGCCATCTATGCTCTAAAGTTTTAGAGTCCAGTTCGGACGAGCGAGACACGGAAAGAACGCGTAAAGCGTCCCTTTTCTTTGCGAAATCCGAATTGAGTTCAGGCCCCCATCGTCTAGCGGCCTAGGACACCGCCCTTTCACGGCGGCGGCACGGGTTCGAATCCCGTTGGGGGTACGCAAGGAAGTGGTAAACCGGATGAAAAAAGTCTGGTAAGCTAGAAGCCTTGAAAAAAACGCGGTAGAGATACTGCAAACGCAAGGCCCTGTAGCGCAGTTGGTTAGCGCGCCGCCCTGTCACGGCGGAGGTCGCGGGTTCAAGTCCCGTCAGGGTCGCTCTGAGCGCCGAAGAAATTCGGTTCTCAAGGTGACATGTCACCTAGGCTCTGTAGCTCAGTTGGTAGAGCGTTCGACTGAAAATCGAAAGGTCACCGGATCGACGCCGGTCGGAGCCACCACTGGGAAGCATCAGTTCTTCGGAGCTGGTGCTTTTCTTCTTAACGCGGATGGCAGGGTATTCGCTGTCCATTAGCCGCTCCGGGTATTAGAGGAAGCAGAAGTTGTGGGGAAACTTACCGATGGCCCCCTTTGGGCTCTTGTTCATGCTGAGCGGGCCGCGCTGGTGGAGGACCTGACTGGCCTAAGCGCCGAACAATGGCGTTACCGGACACTGTGTGGGCGCTGGGATGTAGAAGAAGTCCTCGCGCACCTAACGGCAGCGGCGAGCCTAAACCGGTGGCAGTGGCTTCGCAGCATGCTCGCTGCGCGTTTCCGTCCGGACGTGCACAACCAGCGCAGACTGGAGGAGCACCGTGGCAGAACACCGGCTGAGACCCTGGAACGGTTCCGCACCGTCATTCACAGCAGAACCGCACCTTCCTCCGATACTCCTGCATACCTGGGAGAGGTCGTAGTGCACGCCCAGGACATTCGCCGGCCGCTGGGGGTTACGCGTACGCCGAACATTGACGCGTTGACGCCCGTAGCGGAGTTCTACGCAGGCCGCGACTTCGCGGTTGCCAGCCGTACGCGCGCTGAGGGACTGGAGTTACGAGCCAATGACGGGCCCTTCATCGCCGGCACAGGACCGCTGGTTACGGGTACCACCCTCGCTCTCGTGATGGCCATGGCCGGACGCATCTCCTACCTTGAGGACCTCCAGGGTCCTGGTGTACCTACCCTTCGCTCACGCCTCGACGTCTCGGCCGCGAACCAGGTTTAGTGTCCCGCTTCCAAGGAAGTGGGACTGTTGACTGGTGGCGTTGAGGGCCCCTTCCCCCGGACGTCCCGGTCCCAACTAAAGAGATCGGGGAGGCGCGTTCAGGCGTCAGCTGAGCTGCGAGAGGAGACGACGCTCGACACGTTCCATGACGCCTGGAAACGTAGTTTCGTCGGCGTAGGCGCGGGTAATGATGAGTCCACCCTGGATCACGGCAACGGCGTCCAGCGCGTTCTCGTGGGCATCCTCAAGGTCAAGTCCTCCGCGGTGCAGCAGCGCGGCCAGCGCGTCGACCCAGTCTGCGAAGTATGTCTTGACCTCGCCGGCGAACGTTTCCTTCTCCTCGCCTAGTGTCATTGCGGCGAACAGGCAGACATTCTCGCGGGAGACGAAGTAGTCAGAGACTGCCTTCGTCATCGCTGAGACCGCGTCAGCGGCGTCAGTCGCGGAACGGAGTGGCGCGAAAACCTCATCCTCGAACCAGTCACTCACTTGGTCAAGCACGGCCCTGGCCATGTCTGTCTTCCCGTGTGGAAAGAAGTGGTACAGGCTGCCGCGACCGATGCCGGCCTCCTGCTGGATCACGGAAAGGGAGCTGCTCTCAAACCCTCGCCGGCGGAAAACGCCGGCGAGGGCGTGGACTGCGTCAGATCGTTCGAGAAGGGTGCGTGGCATTACAGTCCGAGGTCGCTCAAGCCGGGGTGATCCGCTGGACGAGGCCCGGAGGTATCCCAGAAGAACTTACGGTCGGCCTCGTCGATGGCGAGGTCGTTGATACTCGCGTGGCGGTGTGTCATGAGTCCTTCCTTGTCGAAGTGCCAGTTCTCGTTGCCGTAAGCGCGGAACCACTGGCCCGCTGCGTCATGGTACTCGTAGGCGAAGCGAACAGCAATGACGTCATCGGTGTAGGCCCACAGTTCCTTGATGAGCCGGTAGTCGAGCTCCCGTTCCCACTTATCGGCGAGAAACTCGACAATGGCGGCGCGACCCTGAACAAACGTCGAGCGATTGCGCCACCAGCTGTTCTCGCTGTACGCGAGGGAGATGCGCTCGGGGTCACGAGTATTCCAGCCGTCCTCGGCTGCACGCACCTTCTGAATGGCGGTCGCTTCGGTGTACGGGGGGAAGGGGGGACGAGACATTATGCGCTCCTTGATAATTAGCCTGTACCGAATAGTACAAGTTGTACTAAACGGTACAACTTTGAGCAGCCGCCGTCAACCCGTTTCTTGACGCTCTATGTGTGGGGGGAGAGTGATTTGTTGCCTGACTTCGACGGGGCCCGAGTGGCTTCCCTCCACCTGAACAGCGCCAGACATTGGGGCCGCCTGGAATATCGGCAGCCCGTCCGTCCCAGATGCACACCGTGAGCGGGCTGGGGACAGGATGTGAGAATTTCGGATCGATCTGCATGGCCGGAGCGCCGTTAGGCACTGAGGCATCGAGGGCATGTTGTTTCCACATGTAGCTGCAGAGGGCTAAGGCGTCTTTTATAGCTACGGCTGGAGGCGCGTCGTTGGTTTGGTCTGTGGTGCCCTGTGGTGCCCTGTGGCCTGCTCAGCATTTGCCGTAGCGGAGCTTGGAGCGCAGATGATCCCTGGCCACATTGTTGGCAGTGACGAGGAGCCACCCGCTGACCAGCAACCCCCTCAACAGGGAAATTGCCTGCAGATTTGTGCGACACGTTCTGCCGGGAGCGGGCACTTAGCTGATGCATATGCGTAGAAACGATCTACGCATCCAGTATCCAAGGAGACTGCAATGAGTCGTATTCGAACGAAACTCGCCACAAGCATCGCGGCGGCAGCCATCATCGGGATGTCGCTGGTCGGCGCTCCCGCAGCCAATGCCGAAACGATTGGTGACGGCACCACAGCCCCCACTCACGATTCCGGAACAGCTGTCATCCCGCTGTGCAATCCCTTCAGCGTGATCAAGTGGCTGACCGTGAACTTCACAGATCACGGCCGAGACATCGCGAATTACGAATTCACGCTGCAGACACCACTTGAAGTCGTTCAGTACGCAGGTGCCGACGCTTTGTTCCACATCCCTATGACGCTCTTCTCCCTCGGCGGCTTTACCAGCCCCACCACCTACTGCACGGTCGGGTACGAGCCCACAACCGGTATCTGAGTTCATGCAGAACGATGTCAAGGGCACCCACCCATCGAGACGATCCGTGCTGGCAGCGGGAATAGGTGCTGCGGCTGTGGCTACCTGGTCTCAAGTTGGCGTCATGCCTCGGGCCGCAGCGGCTCCAAGCGAGGTTCCGATCGGGTTTCCGGAGGGTATTGACCTTTATCGTCGAGTCTTCAGGAACTGGGATACCACCATTGAGACTGAAGGCCTCTGGACCTGCAAACCTCGGAATCCTGCAGAAGTTGTCGCCGCGGTTAATTGGGCCGCCAATGCCGGGTACAGGGTCCGGCCTCAAGGATTCGGTCACAGTTGGTCGCCCATAGTCGTCGGTGACCGCACATCCGCAGACTCGAAGATCGTTCTGGTCGACACCTCGGAACTCAACAATATGAGCATCGAAGGTACCGATAAGTTACGTGTGCAAGCTGGGGCAGAGATGCAAACGGTACTTGCGTTCCTCGCTCGGATCGACCGCTGCTTCATCGGGGCCCCGGCGCCCGGCAATATCAGTGTCGGTGGCGCTCTCGCCATCAACGGTCATGGCACCAACCTCCCGGGCCCGGGGGAAGACGTGCCTGAAAATTCAACCTACGGCACTCTCAGCAACACTGTGATTGAACTGACTGCCGTCGTTTGGGACGAGGTCGGACAGGCCTACGCACTGCGCACCTACGAGCGCACCGACGCCGACATCTCCGCTCTGCTGGTGAGCCTGGGTAGGACGTTTATCACTGAAGTCGTCATGCAAACCGTCGCGAATTACTATATTCGCTGCCGTAATTCAACGTCGATCCACCGCAAAGAACTGTTTGCCCCGCCGTCGTCTGCTGACGGCCGTACACTCAGCTCCTTGCTGGATCGGCATGGCCGCGTCGGCATCATCTGGTTTGCCATGACCGACTACCCGTGGATTCAAACCTGGGACGTCACGCCAAATCGTCCGCTCCTGAGTCGACAAACCTGGGGGCCCTACAATTACCCGTTCGCCGATAATCTGCCGGATAGTGCTGCATCTCTTGTCTCGCAAATAACTCGTGGTGCCTGGCATTTGACACCTGCCGCAACGGGCGCGCAGCTGGCTGCTGTGGTTGCCGGATTGACGGCTTTCGGGGCCCGCGACATGTGGGGTGAAGCCAAGAACTTCATTCACTTCGTTAAACCCACAACGCTTCGCGTCTCTGCCGGTAGCCACGTCGTCATAACGCGACGTGACATGGTCCAGCAGGTGGTGCACGACTTCACAGAGCATTACCTGAAACTCATTGAGGATCACCGGCGCGAGGGCGATTACCCGGCGAACAATACATGTGAGATCAGAGTGACGGGCTTGGACTATCCAGAAGATACGGGGATCCCGGGCGCACGGACGGCAACTTTGTCCGGCGCCGCGCCGGTTCCGGGTCGCCCTGATCTGGATACGGCTGTCTGGCTCGATGTGTTGAATTTGCCGGGAACTCCGAAGTCTGATGAGTTTTTCATGGGACTGGAGTCATGGTTCATCAATTTGCCGGTCGAGATCGGCGTAGCTCGACCAGAGTGGGCCAAGCGTTTTGCCACCTCCGCTGCCGGCCCGTGGACAGAGGTTGATCATCTGGAACGATGGATTCCTCAGCAAGTGGCAGGGTGGAGTGAAGCCATGGCAACGCTTGATCGACTCGATGCAAGAGGTGTCTTCCGTGCCGAAATTCATGATCGCTTGATGCCACGGACCAGACGCTGACTCTGCGGCATTTCAGCACCGCCTAAAAAGTGTCGGCCACCCGCCCTGAGCTGATTCACCAGCTCAGGGCGGGCGTCGAGGGCAGATGCGCTGGGGCGGCATAGCGGGCACCTTGACGTTGCGCTGCCCCCGGCAACTTTCCTTCGCTCAAAACCTCCGGCAGAAAGACTATTGACGCCTCCAATTCCTCATGACACGATGATGACCACAAGTTGATACCGGTATCAACTTGTTTCAAAGCCCAAAGGTTGTCATACGAAAGGACCGTCCGTGCTTGGCTTCAAAGAAGAGGAATTCCTCACCCAGACCCGCAGCGCACTGGCACTGCAGGGGCAGATCGAATCGGTGGTCAGCACCATCCAGGAGCGGGAACTGACCAATCTGTTCCTCATCGGAGCCGGTGGAACCTACGCCGCGATGCTGCCCTACGAGCACTTCATCCGGTCCCGCTCCACCCTGCCCGTCCGTGCTTCCATCGGCAAAGAGCTGATGCTCACCGGGGATCCCACCTTCGGCCCCGGCTCGGTGGCAGTTTTTGCCTCGGTTTCGGGAACCACTGAGGACGTCATTGAGGCCATCGAGTTCGCCAAGGCCAAGGGCGCCTACACCATCGGCTTCACAGGTTTCGGTGACAGCCCATTCGCCAAAGCCCTGGACGTTGCCCTGGTAACAGAACCCAAAACCTGGCCGTTCGATATCCCCATGATCCTGTTGAGCACCCGTCTGCTCGCCGCGAGAGGCGAATTTGAAGGATACGAAGAACTGGCGGCAGAACTGCAGACCGTTCCTGAGAGCCTGGTGGGCGTCGCACAACAAGCAGAGTCCGTGGCAGAAGCGTTTGCCGAGAAGAACAAGGACGCTGACTACCACTTCCTGGTGGGCACCGGAAACCTTTGGGGCCTCACCTACCTCTATTCCATGTGCATCCTGGAAGAGATGCAGTGGCTCCGAACCACCCGTGTGCACGGCGCCGAGTTCTTCCACGGGTCCCTCGAACTGATCGAGGAAGACACCAGCCTCCTGTTGCTGGTGGGCGAGGATGAAACACGCCCGCTGATGGATCGTGTGGCTAAGTTCGCCGAAAACTACAACAAGAACACCACCTTGCTGGACAGCAAGGACTACGAACTTCCGGGCGTTAGCCCTCGGTTCCGCGCGCTGCTGTCCCCGCTGATTCTGGATACCGTCCTTGACCGGTTCAGCAAACACCTTGAGCGCGTACGCAACCACTCCCTGGATCTCCGCCGCTACTACCGGGTGGTCGAATACTGACCAAAACCAAGCCCGCGAAGGCATCAGGCCGCGCTGCGGGTCCGGCTCGGCCCGGGCCCGCAGATTCGAGACAGGAAGAGCATGAAAATAATCGGGTTCGGGGACAACATTGTGGACCGTTTTCTCGACCGCAAAGTGATGTACCCCGGGGGGAACTGCGTAAATGTCGCGGTATTCGCCCGTCGGCTCGGTATCGAGTCCGCCTACCTCGGGGTATTCGGCTCGGATCCCTTGGGCGTCTTTGTCCGCGACGCCATTGATGCCGAGGGCGTTGACACCAGCAAATGCATCGTCCGCGACGGCCTCAACGGGGTCACTGAAATCAAGGTAGTGGACGGGGACCGCATCTTCCTGGGCTGGAATGAAGGGGGCGTCACCATAAGTGATCCCTTCATCCTGAATGAGGAACACCTGAAGTATCTGGCCTCAGCCGATCTGGTGCATTCGAGTGTCTATTCTGCGTCGGAAGACCAGCTGCCTGCCGTTCGAAGCACTGGAGCCCTGGTCAGTTTTGACTACTCGTCTGAGCCGGAACGCCGAACAGATTCCTACGTGATGCGGACGGCGCCCTACGTGGACCTGGCGCTGTTGTCGTGCGGAAACGCGACCGTTGCCGCCGTCGAGCATGACCTCAAACGCGTGCACGCGGCGGGCGTTTCGCTCGCGGTGGGGACGCGCGGC contains the following coding sequences:
- a CDS encoding cation diffusion facilitator family transporter, whose protein sequence is MGHDHNHSHGVTATGKHRKRLIAVLAITLGVVGIQVVGAVASGSLALLADAGHMLSDAAGVFIALMAAWIATRPASDQRTYGYQRAEVLAALANALILIVIAVVIMIEAIRRFGEPAEIQTDIMLWAAILGAVANLISLLILQGAQKESLNVRGAYLEVLGDLLGSIAVIVAAVVIMTTGFSAADPLASMLIALMIIPRAWHLLRDVVDVLLEATPKGVDVNMIREHIVAVDGVVDAHDIHIWTITSGVPVFSAHVVVEDEVLNASGADSILDQLGSCLGRHFDTEHCTFQLEPVSHSEHESHQHA
- a CDS encoding metallopeptidase family protein produces the protein MPANLPPGLPIVPDGDRPSSPLRERNAVHSPVENNPVDEAHISGPYEMSPEDFEEAVSDALQLIPPKAARAMDNVAIFIEDDYTPQPGEDPDTVLLGLYEGVPLTERDSWWEAGSLPDRITIFRQPILNICSTREEVIDEVAITVVHEIAHHFGIDDDRLHELGWG
- a CDS encoding carbohydrate kinase is translated as MTGTASHAPEPLDVVVVGEALIDIVQSADGQKEYPGGSPANVSYGLGLLDVKTGILTAIGRDKRGDAIAAHLQRAGVVLLPGSMSAGKTATATARITADGSADYTFDIDWELAPLALPYAPRILHTGSIATFLEPGASVVRSLLEQAQGGCMVTYDPNIRPDLLGSHREALSLFEEIVPLTDVVKLSGTDARWLYPGKAPEDTARHLLSLGTGLVVVTQGVKGSLMATRHIQLTVPAVPATVADTIGAGDSYTAALIMGLLLRGSDGMAPTVLERIGTIASMAASIAVGRPGANPPTHRELLMGMAR
- a CDS encoding DMT family transporter, with protein sequence MTTTTPAEPGQPSPDVSPRTTPAPGAAISKSGIAAVIITVVLWASAFVGIRAVGPSFSPGSLTLGRLAVAAVVLGIVVLPTLKVWPSGREWLPIVAYGVMWFGGYNVALNAAEHMLDAGTSAMLINVSPILIAILAGIFLKEGFPRWLLIGSGVAFCGVAMIALGSGQRSTADVAGVLLCLLAAVLASVSAILQKPVLRKFTAGQATWFGIMVGAICCLPWTGQLISEVQAAPLPATLGLVYLGIFPTAIAFTTWAYALSLISAGKLAATTYLVPGTTILISWAVLQEIPTIWGLIGGVVCLIGVGLTRRRSRGPRS
- a CDS encoding maleylpyruvate isomerase family mycothiol-dependent enzyme; this translates as MGKLTDGPLWALVHAERAALVEDLTGLSAEQWRYRTLCGRWDVEEVLAHLTAAASLNRWQWLRSMLAARFRPDVHNQRRLEEHRGRTPAETLERFRTVIHSRTAPSSDTPAYLGEVVVHAQDIRRPLGVTRTPNIDALTPVAEFYAGRDFAVASRTRAEGLELRANDGPFIAGTGPLVTGTTLALVMAMAGRISYLEDLQGPGVPTLRSRLDVSAANQV
- a CDS encoding TetR/AcrR family transcriptional regulator; this encodes MPRTLLERSDAVHALAGVFRRRGFESSSLSVIQQEAGIGRGSLYHFFPHGKTDMARAVLDQVSDWFEDEVFAPLRSATDAADAVSAMTKAVSDYFVSRENVCLFAAMTLGEEKETFAGEVKTYFADWVDALAALLHRGGLDLEDAHENALDAVAVIQGGLIITRAYADETTFPGVMERVERRLLSQLS
- a CDS encoding nuclear transport factor 2 family protein, coding for MSRPPFPPYTEATAIQKVRAAEDGWNTRDPERISLAYSENSWWRNRSTFVQGRAAIVEFLADKWERELDYRLIKELWAYTDDVIAVRFAYEYHDAAGQWFRAYGNENWHFDKEGLMTHRHASINDLAIDEADRKFFWDTSGPRPADHPGLSDLGL
- a CDS encoding cholesterol oxidase substrate-binding domain-containing protein codes for the protein MQNDVKGTHPSRRSVLAAGIGAAAVATWSQVGVMPRAAAAPSEVPIGFPEGIDLYRRVFRNWDTTIETEGLWTCKPRNPAEVVAAVNWAANAGYRVRPQGFGHSWSPIVVGDRTSADSKIVLVDTSELNNMSIEGTDKLRVQAGAEMQTVLAFLARIDRCFIGAPAPGNISVGGALAINGHGTNLPGPGEDVPENSTYGTLSNTVIELTAVVWDEVGQAYALRTYERTDADISALLVSLGRTFITEVVMQTVANYYIRCRNSTSIHRKELFAPPSSADGRTLSSLLDRHGRVGIIWFAMTDYPWIQTWDVTPNRPLLSRQTWGPYNYPFADNLPDSAASLVSQITRGAWHLTPAATGAQLAAVVAGLTAFGARDMWGEAKNFIHFVKPTTLRVSAGSHVVITRRDMVQQVVHDFTEHYLKLIEDHRREGDYPANNTCEIRVTGLDYPEDTGIPGARTATLSGAAPVPGRPDLDTAVWLDVLNLPGTPKSDEFFMGLESWFINLPVEIGVARPEWAKRFATSAAGPWTEVDHLERWIPQQVAGWSEAMATLDRLDARGVFRAEIHDRLMPRTRR
- a CDS encoding SIS domain-containing protein is translated as MLGFKEEEFLTQTRSALALQGQIESVVSTIQERELTNLFLIGAGGTYAAMLPYEHFIRSRSTLPVRASIGKELMLTGDPTFGPGSVAVFASVSGTTEDVIEAIEFAKAKGAYTIGFTGFGDSPFAKALDVALVTEPKTWPFDIPMILLSTRLLAARGEFEGYEELAAELQTVPESLVGVAQQAESVAEAFAEKNKDADYHFLVGTGNLWGLTYLYSMCILEEMQWLRTTRVHGAEFFHGSLELIEEDTSLLLLVGEDETRPLMDRVAKFAENYNKNTTLLDSKDYELPGVSPRFRALLSPLILDTVLDRFSKHLERVRNHSLDLRRYYRVVEY
- a CDS encoding PfkB family carbohydrate kinase → MKIIGFGDNIVDRFLDRKVMYPGGNCVNVAVFARRLGIESAYLGVFGSDPLGVFVRDAIDAEGVDTSKCIVRDGLNGVTEIKVVDGDRIFLGWNEGGVTISDPFILNEEHLKYLASADLVHSSVYSASEDQLPAVRSTGALVSFDYSSEPERRTDSYVMRTAPYVDLALLSCGNATVAAVEHDLKRVHAAGVSLAVGTRGQAGAMMYDGEHFLTQSAAPTDPLRFADTMGCGDAFLSGLVVSLLGSGWSRTYRPPADALQRALAQGSEYAAEQCYVEGAFGYGRAVEVAAGPSR